The following nucleotide sequence is from Chloroflexota bacterium.
AAGATAGACCTGCAACGTCAAACTTGCCATTGCGGCTAGTTTAACGAACATTCGGCGGGTGGTCAAGTGCGTTTTTGGAGGCTATAATGGAATCGTGGCCTTCCGGTTGCCGTTCCAACAGCAGGTCAGCGATCTGGCGCGCGCGCGCGAGATCGTGGACGTCGTCATGCGCCACGGGCTGGGCGTGCTGGCCCAGCAGTGGGAGCTGACGCGCTTCCTGCCGCGCGGGCGCCGTTCCGTCGATGCGCCGGCCGACAGCCTCGAAAACCGGCTGACCACCGCCCAGCGCGCGCGGCTGGCGATCGAGGAACTGGGGCCCACCTTCATCAAGCTCGGCCAGCTGGCATCGACGCGCGCCGACATTTTCCCCGCGGAGTTTGTAGCGGAGTTCGAGAAGCTGCTCGACGCGGCGCCGCCGGTGCCGTTCGAGCAGGTGCGCGCCGTGCTGCAGGCCGAACTGGGCGAGCCGATCGACGCGCTCTTCGCGTCGTTCGAGGCAAACCCGCTGGCCTCGGCATCGATCGGTCAGGTGCATCGCGCCGTGCTGCACAGCGGCGAGCACGTCGTCGTCAAGGTGCAGCGCCCCGGCATCGAGCGGGTTATCAACGCCGATCTCGACCTGCTGCTCGGGCAGGCGCGCTTTGTGGAGAGCCGCTCGGAGCGCGTGCGCCGGCTGAACCTCGTCAAGCTCGTCGAAGAGTTCGCCTATGCGCTGCGGCTCGAGCTCGACTATACGAGCGAGGCGCGCAACGGCGACCGCTTCCGCAAGCACTTCGCCGACGACTCGCGCCTGCTGATCCCGAAAGTGTACTGGCATCTGACCACGCGCCGCGTGCTCGTCAGCGAAGAACTGCACGGCATCAAGATCAACGACGTCGAGCGGCTGGCGGCGGAAGGCTACGACCTGCCGGCCATCGCGCAGATGGGCACGCAGATCTACATGCAGCAAATCTTCGGCGACGGCTTCTTCCACGCCGATCCACACCCGGCCAATATCTTCGTCGTCGGCGGGCAGATCGCGCAGATCGACTTCGGCACGGTCGGCTACCTGACCGATGCGCTGAAAGACCAACTGGTGGACCTGCTGGTATCGCTGGTGCGCAACGACGCGGACGGCATTGCGCTGGCGATGATCCGGCTGGGCGGCGACGCGGAGGTGAACGAGGCCGAGCTGCGCCGCGACGTGCAGCGCTTTATGATGCGCTTCTACGGGCTGTCGCTCAAGGACGT
It contains:
- a CDS encoding AarF/ABC1/UbiB kinase family protein — its product is MAFRLPFQQQVSDLARAREIVDVVMRHGLGVLAQQWELTRFLPRGRRSVDAPADSLENRLTTAQRARLAIEELGPTFIKLGQLASTRADIFPAEFVAEFEKLLDAAPPVPFEQVRAVLQAELGEPIDALFASFEANPLASASIGQVHRAVLHSGEHVVVKVQRPGIERVINADLDLLLGQARFVESRSERVRRLNLVKLVEEFAYALRLELDYTSEARNGDRFRKHFADDSRLLIPKVYWHLTTRRVLVSEELHGIKINDVERLAAEGYDLPAIAQMGTQIYMQQIFGDGFFHADPHPANIFVVGGQIAQIDFGTVGYLTDALKDQLVDLLVSLVRNDADGIALAMIRLGGDAEVNEAELRRDVQRFMMRFYGLSLKDVRIGDFLGEVFRIANRHHIILPADFALLGRTFIILEGVARQLDPHIVLVEVAQPFATQLVRERLSPEKIGANVFRSLRETNALAQALPRRIDNFLARVDTDKLHLNLRLTDAERMGDRLDTAASRLALSIVVGASIVGSAVLIASGHTFTLPLIGSDAPIAELSFFISLVLGLRLLWGLLRAKSL